GTCAGCAGTGTCATGCTGGCGACGGGAAAAACATGGGCCTCCACCTTGGCCGCAGCAGTCTTGTTGCCTGTCTTTGCAGCCGCAGCGCGGCTGCTGCGGGCCTTGGCAGCTTGCGGCTGTCCATGCTCACGGGCATGGCGTGCAGCCAGCACTGCCATGGCAGTGGAAAGCATGGTGCCGCCCACGCAGAAACCCAGCACATTGATCTGCGGCGCCTCGCAGATATCCTGAACCGTGCTCACAGCCTTGAGCACGCCATCTTCAATGTAGTCATCCCAGCTCTTGTGCGCCTGGCTTTCATCGGGATTGCGCCAGCTGACCACAAAGGTGCGATGCCCCTGACTGACGGCATAGCGAATGACGGAGTTGTCCGGCTGCAAGTCCAGAATGTAGAACTTGTTGATACAGGGTGGCACCATCAGAAAAGGCTTCTCGAACACCTTGGCAGTCAGCGGCTTGTATTCGATGAGCTGGAACAGCTCGTTCTCGAAAACCACTGCGCCTTCGGTGGTCGCCACGTTCTTGCCCACGGTGAACAGGCTTTCGTCGGTCATGGAGACATGACCCTGGCGCATGTCCGCCAGCAGATTGGCAATGCCCTGAGCCAGGCTCTCGCCCTTGGTTTCAACAACCTTGTTGAGCGCATCGGCGTTCAGCGCCAGAAAATTGCTGGGGGCCATGGCCGCCACCCATTGCTCGACCGCAAAACGCACGCGATTGCGCGTTTTCTCATCGCCCTGCACCGCTTCGGCCATACCGGTCAGCATGCGACTGCCCAGCAGGTAATTGGCTGCGGCCATCGATGCAACGGGATTGGCACTCCATTCGGGCTTGGCGAAGCGCTTGTCCTTGGCCAGCAGGGCCTGAATCTGTTTGCCATCTGCCAACGACTGCACCGACTGCAGGTATTCCTGCTGCAGCCCCTGCAGTTTGGCCGCATCGAACTGCACCGCCTGAGCCGAACCCGTTGCCATCTGGGGCATGGCCGATTGCATGGCATCCATGATTCCAGCCCAAGGGTTGGGTGCAGCCCCCAGACCTGGCACGGCACTGAGCCCCATGGGAGCACCGGACTGCATCTGCTGAAGCGTCTGGAGGCTCTTGCTCCACTGCTCCTGCCAGAATTGTTGAATGGATTGGCCAGCCTGGCCCCAGCTCGGGTCAAAATTCATGCTTACATCCTAGTCAAGGCAAGCGACCGACGATCTCAGGGTCTGGGGACGCTTGCGGAATCTGCAATACGGCTCACACGGCGGCATTGTCACCTATGTGCCAGGCAGTTCCGACAAGAAGCGGCCTCATTTTGTCGTTGTGAAGCTGTTTTGACACAAAGCAACCCGGAGCCAGCATGCTTTCTGGCTCATTACAGAAACACCATGTACCTCATTGCCATCGCCTGGATGTACGTTGTCGTGATGATGACGATCGCCGAGGCCGCCAGCCCCGGCGGCACCCTGCTGGGTGCATTTTTCACCTTTGTGCTCTATGGTCTGCTGCCACTTTCCATCGTGCTCTACATACTGGGCACGCCGGCCAGGAAGCGCCGTCTCAAGGCCCGGCAGGAACAGGAAGCGCTAGCTGCAGAACACGCGCCCCCCAGCCCAGGCTCAGGCGTCGCGCCAGATACTGGCAGCCAGCCGCCCGCTGCCGCCCAGACGGGCGGCGTCGCGCCGGTGCGAGAAGAAACGTGATGCATTGCTGACCGTGCACCAGGGCAGACTGCCATCGTTGCCGAAGATCGCAGCAATGCCCAATGCAGCAAGCCGCTGGCGTGCCAGCTGCGCCAGATCGGCCAGATATTTGGTGCTGCTGCCCGGTACCGGCACAAAGTGTCGTGCCGCCTCGGCGTCATGCGCCACGAAGATATCGCGCACTTCGCCCCCCACTTCGAAAGACTCGGAACCTATGCATGGGCCTAGCCAGGCCTGGGTGCGGGCGGCAATCCGGAACGGCTCCGTATCGGCCGCTGAAAGCGATGGCTGCGCCTGCACTTTCCGGGAAAAAGACTCGAAAAGCATCTCCAGCACACCGCCCGGCAACGGCCCCTCAGACTGCTGTCTGCCGGGAGGCATGCCGGCCAGGCCACGCCAGCCCGCATGGGCCGCGCCCACGACCAGCCCCGAATCATGGGCCAGCAACACGGGCAGACAGTCCGCCACCATGACGGTGCAGACCACGCCTGCATCATCGGTCACACAGGCATCGAAGGCCGCACCATTGGACTCGGCCACATTGCCTGCGTCCAGCGTCAGCACATCCACGCCATGCACCTGCTGCAAGAACGCCGTGCAGGCACCGGGGGTACGGGTCTGCAGCACCGCGTTGAACAGTTCACGGTTGCGGCGCACGTGAGCGGGGTTGTCGCTCACGTGGTCGCCCAGGTTCATACTGCCCCAGGGTGCCTGACTGACGCCGCCCTCGCGCGAGGTGCAGATGGCATGCACGCCGGGCAGAGCCGGCCAGTCAGGGACCAACCAGGAGTCGGGCCAGAGGTCCGGAGGGCCCGGCCTATAGGTCTTGCTCATGGCGCCCTCTTCACTCCGCATCCGGACAGGCCGAAGGGTGAGCCTGCTGGAAAGCCGGCAGCGCATTGCAGCGCTCCGCCACGCCCATCAGACGCGGAAGTCCGTCCAGATTCACATTGAAGCGCTGGGCATTGAAGATCTGCGGAATCAGACAGCATTCGGCCAGGGTCGGCGCATCGCCCCAGCATAACTCCGAGGGCGGCAAACCATCAGCCATGCGTTCGGCATCCAGCAGCGCCAGTTGACGCTCGAAAGCTTCCAGGCCGGAGCGCACCCAGTGCGCATACCAGCCCGTCTTGGCTTCATCGCTTGCACCCATTTCATGCACCAGATACTTGAGCACGCGCAGATTGTTGAGCGGATGGATCTCACAAGCCACCATCTGCGCCAATGCGCGCACATGGGCACGGCCCAGTGCATCTCTGGGCAGCAATGGTGTTTCAGCATGCGTCTCATCGAGATATTCGATGATGGCCATGGACTGCGTGAGCCAGTGCCCCTCGTCCGTCACCAGTGCAGGCACCAGCGTGTCGCCCACATGGGAGGCATAGGCCGCAGCCTTTTGTTCGCCGCGCACCAGATGCACGGGCACAGAGTCATAGGACAGCCCCTTGAGTTGCAGCGCAATGCGCACACGATAAGAGGCGGAAGAACGGAAATAGGTATGCAGCTTCATGATGCGAGCAGCATAGCGCGAGCCGCACGGACTGGCATTTTCCCTAGGGCCGGAATACGTAAAAGCCGTCATCTGCCACGCCGTCTCCGGGCCTGCATCGTGGCACACTGCTTGCCACATCAACCATTGCTGATTTCAGCGCGTGTTCCTGCCGAGGACTTCATGAGTTACGTGTTCAATCCCCCTGCCGTTGCCAGCCTGCCTGTTGTGGGCCGCGGCGAGCGCTTTCCCATTCACCGCATCTACTGCGTGGGCCGCAACTATGAGGATCACGCCAAGGAAATGGGCTTTACCGGCCGCGAGCCGCCGTTCTTCTTCATGAAGCCTGCGGACGCGACCGTGGCAGTGGAAGCCGCCAGCACCACCACCGTGGCCTATCCCACGCTCACCCAGAATCTGCACCATGAGATCGAGCTGGTCGTTGCCATCGGCAAGGCAGGCAAGAACATCAAGGCAGCCGATGCACTGCAGTACATCTACGGCTATGCCGTGGGTCTGGACATGACACGTCGCGACCTGCAGAACGACATGAAGAAGCAAGGCCGCCCCTGGTGTATCGGCAAGGCTTTCGAGCAATCAGCCCCCATAGGCCCCATCACGCCGGTCGATCAGGCAGGAGACATCGTCAACGCCGAGATTTCGCTGCAGGTCAATGGTGACTATCGCCAGCGCAGCCACATCCACAAGCTGATCTGGAATATCGCCGAAACCATTGAGCATCTCTCCAGCGCCTGGGAACTGCAGCCCGGCGACCTGATCATGACCGGCACCCCCGAGGGCGTGGCCGCCGTGGTCAAGGGCGATGTGCTGGAAGGCGCAGTCACCGGACTTGAATCCATCAAGATCCAGATCGCCTAAGAATCCCTGGCGCACAGGCCGTTGGCGCCGGCCAGGTACTCGGGGAGTCACACCGCAAGGTGCGACTCCCTTTTTCATAGCTGTTTGCGCATGTTGTACACGCGCTAGCGGCCTGATTTGCTTATAGTTGCGGAATGATTTTTCGCAGCCCCATCAAGTTCTGTCGCAATTGCGGCGCCGCAGTCACCTACCGCGTTCCTGACGATGGGGATACGCGCGAGCGTGCCGTTTGTCCGGCCTGCCACACCATCCACTATGAAAACCCGCTCAATGTGGTCGGCACCCTGCCCGTGATGGACGACGGGCGCGTGCTGCTGTGCAAGCGCAATATCGAGCCGCGCCGCGGCAAATGGACGCTACCTGCAGGCTTCATGGAGCTGGCAGAAACCACCAGCCGCGGAGCCCAGCGCGAAACCGACGAGGAAGCCGGAGCCGACATCGAGCTGGGCAGGCTGTTCAGTCTCATCAACGTGCCCCAGGTAGGACAGGTCCATCTCTTCTATCTGGCCCGCCTCAGAAGCACACAGTTCTACCCCGGCCCCGAGACCATGGAGGCCCAGTTGTTCGCCGAGGCAGACATT
This region of Comamonas thiooxydans genomic DNA includes:
- a CDS encoding alpha/beta hydrolase, with product MNFDPSWGQAGQSIQQFWQEQWSKSLQTLQQMQSGAPMGLSAVPGLGAAPNPWAGIMDAMQSAMPQMATGSAQAVQFDAAKLQGLQQEYLQSVQSLADGKQIQALLAKDKRFAKPEWSANPVASMAAANYLLGSRMLTGMAEAVQGDEKTRNRVRFAVEQWVAAMAPSNFLALNADALNKVVETKGESLAQGIANLLADMRQGHVSMTDESLFTVGKNVATTEGAVVFENELFQLIEYKPLTAKVFEKPFLMVPPCINKFYILDLQPDNSVIRYAVSQGHRTFVVSWRNPDESQAHKSWDDYIEDGVLKAVSTVQDICEAPQINVLGFCVGGTMLSTAMAVLAARHAREHGQPQAAKARSSRAAAAKTGNKTAAAKVEAHVFPVASMTLLTTLIDFRDTGILDIFIDENMVRLREMQMGKGGLMKGQDMASTFSFLRPNDLVWNYVVGNYLKGETPPPFDLLYWNSDSTNLPGPFYAWYLRNLYLENNLIKPGVLTVCGEKIDMSQLKMPVYIYGSREDHIVPVAAAYASSQVLGGERRFVMGASGHIAGVINPPAKNKRSHWLREDGEFPEAFNDWLAEATEYPGSWWTDWSAWLGSHAGKQLAAPKSYGRARAYEAIEDAPGRYVLSKA
- a CDS encoding polyphenol oxidase family protein, translating into MSKTYRPGPPDLWPDSWLVPDWPALPGVHAICTSREGGVSQAPWGSMNLGDHVSDNPAHVRRNRELFNAVLQTRTPGACTAFLQQVHGVDVLTLDAGNVAESNGAAFDACVTDDAGVVCTVMVADCLPVLLAHDSGLVVGAAHAGWRGLAGMPPGRQQSEGPLPGGVLEMLFESFSRKVQAQPSLSAADTEPFRIAARTQAWLGPCIGSESFEVGGEVRDIFVAHDAEAARHFVPVPGSSTKYLADLAQLARQRLAALGIAAIFGNDGSLPWCTVSNASRFFSHRRDAARLGGSGRLAASIWRDA
- the maiA gene encoding maleylacetoacetate isomerase; translation: MKLHTYFRSSASYRVRIALQLKGLSYDSVPVHLVRGEQKAAAYASHVGDTLVPALVTDEGHWLTQSMAIIEYLDETHAETPLLPRDALGRAHVRALAQMVACEIHPLNNLRVLKYLVHEMGASDEAKTGWYAHWVRSGLEAFERQLALLDAERMADGLPPSELCWGDAPTLAECCLIPQIFNAQRFNVNLDGLPRLMGVAERCNALPAFQQAHPSACPDAE
- a CDS encoding fumarylacetoacetate hydrolase family protein, with the protein product MSYVFNPPAVASLPVVGRGERFPIHRIYCVGRNYEDHAKEMGFTGREPPFFFMKPADATVAVEAASTTTVAYPTLTQNLHHEIELVVAIGKAGKNIKAADALQYIYGYAVGLDMTRRDLQNDMKKQGRPWCIGKAFEQSAPIGPITPVDQAGDIVNAEISLQVNGDYRQRSHIHKLIWNIAETIEHLSSAWELQPGDLIMTGTPEGVAAVVKGDVLEGAVTGLESIKIQIA
- a CDS encoding NUDIX hydrolase, with product MIFRSPIKFCRNCGAAVTYRVPDDGDTRERAVCPACHTIHYENPLNVVGTLPVMDDGRVLLCKRNIEPRRGKWTLPAGFMELAETTSRGAQRETDEEAGADIELGRLFSLINVPQVGQVHLFYLARLRSTQFYPGPETMEAQLFAEADIPWEEIAFRTVKLTLERFFADRRAGVLEQPQVHCIDLL